The DNA region ACAATATCCAAACAATGGTCCACCCCAAGGTCCACCTCAGATGAAAGGTCAGCCGGTCAGCTATAACCAGCCTCCGTACGGCGGTGGTCCACCTTATAActtccaacaacaacaacaacaacagatgAGACCTAACACAAATCAGTACAGACCGCCACCACCCGCTGGTATGCCTCCAATGCAATCCCCAATGCAACCACCAATGAGACAACCTATGCAGCCAATGCCACCACAACAACCGCAACAACCATTGCAGCCAATGCCACCACAACAACCGCAGCAACCAATGCAGCCAATGCCACCACAACAACCAATGCAGCCAATGCCACCACAACAACCAATGCAACCAATGCAGTCAATGCAACCTCAGCAGCCGATGCAACCACCGCAACAGGCCCTTCCACCTATGGCACCGAGGCCACAGGCATCTATGAGCAATACGGCCAACATGATTCAGAAACCTCCTGTATCACAGAACATACCGCCACTTGGTGTCAAAGCCCCCAAGACAGTTGGGGAACAGTGTCCTACTTATCGCTACACAGTGGATAATAACTTTGTCGAATTCCACACGGTACCTGGTAACTGTAAAATGTAAGTCAAGTTAACTCTAGCATCATTGCAAGCAACTTAACAATATCCTACAATAATCATTTCATGACGTCTGTTCGTTATTTTTACCACAACATTCATGGCTTTTAGTGTTTGCAAAATAAGACTTTTTCTATTTTGTGAGCAAAAATGATTCGTTGAAGCAAATTGTTAATCATAATAGAAAAGTTTAGAGTATGCTAaggctgtttaaaattaattctacgtttaacataacatgaaaatttaaaacctaCGAGGGagggaggaaaaaaataaacaaacaaaaatttcaaacagcCATGTATTTAATGAAATACACCGGTTCAGTTAATATTACATGAACACTTTGAAATAGTACACATTGCAAATTTATCCCAAGTCAATTTTTGCGTTTTCCAAGCAGAGATTTTTTCCTCAATCTTGGTTTGTATCCCATCTGGGAGCACATCATGCAGACAGGATGAGCGGAAGAGTGGCTTGCGATGACATCAAGTGGAATGTCCATTGGATTTTGATTCCCGCAAACAAAACATACCAAGGGAAAACTTTTCCTTTTATGGAAATAATTGCTGGCAATATGTGACTCACAGGTTATCTGCAATCAAAATAATGCTAATATTCaatgcattttcataatgaCACATATtcgatcaaattttacataattttataaagCTGTATCAATGTTCCACAACTGTAAGATCATTGTACCTTAACTTCTACATATACAAGACATGGCTCTTGGAAAATCTGCCCCCCACAAGTGTATTCAACATCTTCCTTCCTCTCCTCCACTTCAGCAACCTCATTTTCTGTAGGTTTCTTCCTATAAATAtacacctgtacatgtatatgaatatatgTAGATATTCCTTTGCATGTATGAAGACCACATGCATTAAGAACTCAATTTGCTGTTCTTTTTAAATTACTAGTATGTTGGTCAATATATTTgaagtacatgttttatttcaaagattACAAATTGACCAAAATGTAAGGAAGAAACTCTTTAATGTAGTATCTTACTGTGCATAGTAACATCGTGGTTTTAGGCACACTTCACATTTGATGAAACCCCTGCAGTTTTCACCAGAGACAGTGAATGGAACAGCCAGCTCCTGACTTTCATCCAACTGTCTTCCCAGACTTGGCCTATACTTCTCTGTAGGAACTGAACCCCAAACCTGCAAATATTTCACCATTCActaaaatgaaaactgtcattcTCATGTCTCAGGACACACATACAATAACAAATGCAATATATGtgataaattatcaatattgatattcattaatCAATGTACATAATTAATACttgcaaatatttcttgtaAACTTGTTACCTGCTCAAAAGACTTGTAATGATCTGCATTGTCACCATCATCAGGAACAGGAAGAGGAAACTTGTGGAGGGACTCCAAAAGATCAACAGGTATAATCTCATCACCTGCGATATTACAGACTGCACAATCTCGTTCTCTGCACCTTTTCATGGTGAACAAGTAATGGTGCCTCTGACAATGAGTTTCAAGGAACTTCTGAAGAACTGGATAGTTTTTGAGGTGTTTCTGTTGCATGttctttttgtcaaaatttggcTCAAGATTCTTAAGTGTATCAAACATTGCATCAATTTCAGCTTCAGAGGCTGCTTCATGAATGTTAATCTGTTTTCCTTTCCAGCTCAGTCTACCAAGTGTACTCCCAAGCAAATCAGTTACAGGTTTGATACAAGAATCAATTTCATTCTTGAGAGCACCATCTTTCATTACCTTGTTTCTAATGTCTGCCATTGTATTTAAACCACTGATTTGCTTTTCAAACCCCCTTTGCATTTCTTGGCGCATGACGCCTACTGACTGCAAACCCAAGTTCAAGACAGACATAACCCTTTCAACAGGATCTATGTAACTCTGACAGGGAGCACATCTACCAGCAACAATGTGTGACAATTTGTATTTTATGAAGAGACTCAAAAATCCTAACTGTACTGATACAAATGTGAGCCTGTGATCACCTCCACCATCACTAAACACCACCAATATAGGATTTCCCTGATCTTTAATAATCTGACTAATCTCGACCATGTGTCTCATAGGTGAACTTGGTTGAAGAATAGTATTCTTCAAAGTTACATATACATGGCCATCATAGAATGATTTATCTATGGAATCAGGTATCTGAATCTTAAATGCAACAGATGGTGTTATCTTGAATTTTGTGAAATCATGGTCACCAACAGAAAAGGCTTGGTCTTTGGAAACTAAAACTTGACGGCCCCTTTCCACAGCAGCAACAGGGTAGCCAGGTTCACCTACTTTTATTTGATGTTTGTCGTCAAGTGACAAAAATGTACAGAAAGGCTGAAATTTTATACAGAACTCCCTCAGATACTTAAAGCTTGCAGCTGCATAGTGGGAATCTACATGCTGAGAGCGCAACTGTCGTGATTGAACCATGTATTTCACATTGAACTTCCCAGTATAATAGATGGCAGATTTAAAATAAGGATTGGTTGGCCAAAATTGAAGCCTCAAATAGTTCTCACTGGGAATAGCTGTACCTTCTGGTAAGTCTTTTGATACTTGTTCTCGAAGATCATGAACAGAAATTGCCAAGGCCATGTGAGTGTGCTGTTCATGCCTTCTCTCATCAACTGCTTCCAATGCATTTCTATTGATAAAAGCCTGTACACAATCAAAAAAGGTGTCAAATTTCACAGGTTTGCCCTTATTTAACTCACGGAGATCTACTAAGTTCTCAGAGTCACCAGTTTGAAGGAGAATATCTAACCTAGCCTTTACTTCCTTTGAGATATCATTAACAACCTGTGAACTATCCCCAGTAAGGAAGCGATACATTTCTTGCATTACTACTGGCTTTGTACTGACTAGACCTTCAAATCTGGACTGAAACTCTCTACGCATCATTCTAGTATGGTACATAGGTATCTGCTTGTCTATATTTGACATGACTTGCTTTGAGGCATTAAAATCTGCACATGGAGGTGTACGCCAAACAAAATGAGATGTGCCAACATAATTTCCTGCACTATAACTGTATGTTTCAGTTTGGTAGGGCAGAGATAGCGCTAGAATGTATCTGTACCTTTTCTGTCCATTGACAGGGGCAAAGTCATTCACAAGTAGGGGCTCATAAAATGGAAGAGAACTCAATTTAAGTTCAAGTGACTTGTAACGATCAATAGTAACTGGCATTCTAAGAGCATTGCCTGGTTTCATTTGAAAAGCAGACGAAGAACCATCATTTGTTGATCTAAGAGGTTCAAGGGCAGAATGATTTTGGTTCATGGCTTCATTacatgaatcaatatattgtgagtatttgataaatattttggcTAATTGGGTAACATTctgttttaaagaattaaacCTTTCAGTTATAAAGACAGGCTCTGTGAGTATCCCAAATAATTCATCAGCATATTGCTTTAAGGTGTTTGATGACAGATGTGGAGTCTTGTGTTTATGACTGGTGGGGTCATTATATGGTTGGGATTCATTCTCCCCAATTTTTAAATTCTCTAAAAAGAGCTTTGGAAAGTCATATCTCCTTGTTTTCAGTTTTGAAAGATGTGGCAAAATGTAATATATGCTGTTGCTGATTTGATTAGCAATTTTCCTAGCCACAAGTTCTTGGCCAGCATTAAAATATGCCCCTTCCTTTTCAAGTAGACTAGAAATATCATTGAACAATATCCAGTCACCCCTTTGTGGATTGGCATATTTCAATGGATAAAAGCGTGATGCTTTAGCTTGTGATCTTGCATTTTTCATTAGAACGTCAAATGCATTCGAATTGGATTCACTTGTGGTTGTGATAGCATCATTCCTAACTATATCAAATGTCAGAAAATTGCAGCTGTGGGCCTCTAATGCTGCCTTAATGCATAGAGTTGGGCTCACTCGTATTTCGGCTTTGTCTTTCATTTTAGATATAAAACAACAAACCTCGTCTTTGGGCGAAGGTGGGTCTAATCTGTGCAGAAACAACGAAGAACCCAGACTCTGCGACTTCACGACAGACATAAAACATTCTCGAAATGATATTTTATCTTCCACTTCGATCATATAGTGATCCATTATGGTTCTGTTCAATCCATTTTTAAACGTTTCTTTAACTTTAATAGTTGTATAGACACCCATTTTTCTTCGTGTAATCTGTTGAAAACACGTTTTTTCCCTCATACGAGATATAGAATTCAATCGctaaataaaaaaccaaaccGGAACGACTTTTCAAAATCcggatttgtttgttttttcaaaacgaCGATTTCGCCGAAACCTACGCGCGCGGGTTATGTTAAACGTAGTATTAATTTTGAACAGCCTAACTCAGTCAAAGAAAAACCGATactaaaaatgaatttttccaaatatttaaattcacGCCCTTTGATGCAAACTTTGACTAACTAAAGCTTTTTTTCTTGTTAGTCTGTGACCTTGTGTTGTGTTAcattgtaaatcattttttggtGTTTTGCTTTTGACAGCCAAGTGATGTATCCGCCAGGTGGAAATGGGTATGTacaactatacatgtatatcaatctTTCTCTTTCTGTTTGATCTTTGCTTTCATCTCGGTCTGTAATTTTTATGAGCGTCGTTTTACCGTTTTAATCTTGCAAAGAGCATTTGATATAATAATGTCTtgaaaagaagaaacaaaagCCTATTTCAAATTGATATCTTTTGGATTTTAAAAGGAGAAGGTCTCAGTGGCATTACTACATgcacatggtacatgtatagcaAGATAAATCAAAGAGGACAATCAACATCTAtaatgtctctctctctctctatctctctctctctctctctctctctctctctctgcaacaGATTACTAAAACGTCTCAAAATCACAGTACTGGCATTATTATTGACTTTTCATGTTGATTAAGATTGTATAATGCCCATTAAAGTCTTGTTATGCACTAGTTAACAGAGGGAATACATATGCGTACCAATAATGGGAATGACTCGGGCTCACGACTTTTTTTTGCCCACGATTTGTCCTAAATAGCTGAAGAAAAGTGATGAATAGCCGACATTTTTATGACGTGGATTTCTTTCTCGCGGTTAATGAAAAATACTCCGTCCCCATAAAGAGACCCCTGAACTATTGTACATGCACTACATTTTTGGttataaaaaatgcatataaGGTGACAAGATCGTAGACTGTTATGgataagaatttttctttttcaccaTAATAGAATGTCTGTTTGACTCAAACCACAAATTAAGCTGACCTATCTCTGCTAGCATGCGCAATGAACGAAACTATAAATTGTCTGTTATTTATGCTAGGGGAATTTTAAGATTTAGGATTTAGGattgtaatttttcttttgtttttctgttCTTGTTTTTCTCAGGTAATGTGGGTGTCTGGGCTATATTTTTTTCGTTCATCAAAATTAGAAATAGAATCACGTGACTTTAAGCAAAGATTTCAAATCGCTAATATGCATTTGTCACAGGTTGTTTAATGAAAAGAAGACGTTTTAAAACTTTCGAtcgttattattttttaatacatgaatACCTTTAAAATATGGAATATACAATGGAAAGGAGAAAGAaaagatattttattcaaaCCTCTAGTGTGATGTTTGATTATAAATTATCAGTACGATTGTTTTTTGCGTgaaccctgaggtccacgcagaaaatatatctGCGAGGTTAAAACGGTTGCTATGGGGACAATTCGGCTTatgcatgagctagcctggttccagTGTGGGATTATAGGTAGACCAGGGAACTAGGAAAGTTTACCTGAGTCGGGACTTCATGCTATGTTCATGTTCAAAGGAACTGTAGTAATTGAACAAAGTATTCGTTTTTAGgaaatgatcggcatgtgatatgaacagTCAGCATCACAGAATAAGATAATGCTTGCTACTATGATAGTAATCATTTCACTTTTGCAAATAGAGGTACCCCCTGTAGACGTATTCGTTTAAAAGCAAGGGAccagagtcggtggaatctctgataatcttaagacTTTCACGTTTCCGTTAGAAACACGTTcatatggtccacgtattgcagtccttttaaaaaaggactgcaaGTTGTTATTTCATTaacagtcttttttttttatttgttctttgCTCAGATTGTAGCTAATGATCAACATTTCTTTTCGCAGACCACCAAAAGTGCAATTTCTGGCTAAGGTCCCCGCAAAGGCAtaaaaggcagaaaaaaatatttttcaaactgaAGTTCTTTTGGACATGATTGTGACTGGTCATCGGGTTTCGTTTTCGCCATATATACACAGATTCATGTATATTTCTCCCAGGAAACACTGTCCATAGTTTGTGATCAGATGACCGTTACAGAATATAAAAGCAGAACCGAGTCGACATCCGGAAACGACTCCTCGTATATTTCGCCGTTGTTTTTTGTGTAAATGGTGCGAATGATTTAGTGTGTCGAGATGAAAGTGGGTCCCCTCATTTCTCATTGACTTATCAATTTatcatgtgtttattttatttccgGCTTACAAATAAACGTCTAGAgatttttgcatatatatatatatacacaacagtgattatttttcaacaaaatttagatatatttattactGCAgacgcatgtacatgtatatcaatactCTTTTCAACAACTTTTCAATGTCATATAAACTACATAAACTAAAAgatgcattttaaataaatatcaattgtGGTCTTGAAAGGAATGTATGCAAATGTATACATTATTCATGATgttgttataaataaattatatatgttttttttgttgtatttttcttcaaatcatttTGCTGATGGTGGAGTTCTCATGAAAATTAGTTCAATCAAGGAACAACTACGAACGGGGAGGTATGGTTCTCTCTTTGAATAAACATGACATGTGTCATTTTTTCGGGTATAGCAAAATATCTGATCAGcggattaaataaaaattatcatacAAATCACTATAAACCGTAACACtctcatcttcccaagtcaagacTTTCTGATCCGCTCTGCTCTACATAACGTTTATGTAGAacggagcggatcagaaacccttgacttgggaagatgtaACACTCTCTAAGCAATACACtgaaaaccattttaacaagaccttggactttcagtaggacgtaattatctatttcttgcgtcaaagcaagttgaaaatgacgctggtttcaagtgaaatacatgtatacagcgGTTGCGTAGTCTTAGTTTAACAAATCTTGTCGATTTCAAAGAGCGATGGCTTAGCgaccagcaatgaaatagacaagcctacgtcacaatgctgtttgacaccatctacccaaagtccaagttctagttaaaatggttttattttaatgtatatatagtaccattttaacaagagcttggacttttggtagttgagtcaaacggcaatgtgacgttggcatgtctatttcattgttggccGCTTAGCCTAGGCTCTCTGAAATccacaagatttgtctggcttttgagcgatgactacgcaatcggtgtatatttcacttgaaaccagcgtcattttaacttgttttgacgcaagaaatagatcgttacatcctactgaaagtccacgGTCTTGTTGAAATGCTTCTAATACACTGTGGGTTGTTTG from Crassostrea angulata isolate pt1a10 chromosome 7, ASM2561291v2, whole genome shotgun sequence includes:
- the LOC128156566 gene encoding basic salivary proline-rich protein 3-like, which codes for MRHFNKGILLFLFDTLLLITEAQTAHGPYMANQFGGGGYNQPYNNQGYNQPYNQQYSQPYNQQYNQQYNQQYNQPYNNPSVGGGYNAPVFPTTSTTTTPGTTVETEFELEETTIPITTSTTTTTTPKPPPPPKKPQRRGPPSQRQEHQPEPRRNNWMGPPGGHQNMWPQRGPNAQNQKQPPRNYVPPSFQRPLKGQQNMYNPPSNQPFRGQQYPNNGPPQGPPQMKGQPVSYNQPPYGGGPPYNFQQQQQQQMRPNTNQYRPPPPAGMPPMQSPMQPPMRQPMQPMPPQQPQQPLQPMPPQQPQQPMQPMPPQQPMQPMPPQQPMQPMQSMQPQQPMQPPQQALPPMAPRPQASMSNTANMIQKPPVSQNIPPLGVKAPKTVGEQCPTYRYTVDNNFVEFHTVPGNCKIQVMYPPGGNGPPKVQFLAKVPAKA
- the LOC128156564 gene encoding uncharacterized protein LOC128156564; amino-acid sequence: MREKTCFQQITRRKMGVYTTIKVKETFKNGLNRTIMDHYMIEVEDKISFRECFMSVVKSQSLGSSLFLHRLDPPSPKDEVCCFISKMKDKAEIRVSPTLCIKAALEAHSCNFLTFDIVRNDAITTTSESNSNAFDVLMKNARSQAKASRFYPLKYANPQRGDWILFNDISSLLEKEGAYFNAGQELVARKIANQISNSIYYILPHLSKLKTRRYDFPKLFLENLKIGENESQPYNDPTSHKHKTPHLSSNTLKQYADELFGILTEPVFITERFNSLKQNVTQLAKIFIKYSQYIDSCNEAMNQNHSALEPLRSTNDGSSSAFQMKPGNALRMPVTIDRYKSLELKLSSLPFYEPLLVNDFAPVNGQKRYRYILALSLPYQTETYSYSAGNYVGTSHFVWRTPPCADFNASKQVMSNIDKQIPMYHTRMMRREFQSRFEGLVSTKPVVMQEMYRFLTGDSSQVVNDISKEVKARLDILLQTGDSENLVDLRELNKGKPVKFDTFFDCVQAFINRNALEAVDERRHEQHTHMALAISVHDLREQVSKDLPEGTAIPSENYLRLQFWPTNPYFKSAIYYTGKFNVKYMVQSRQLRSQHVDSHYAAASFKYLREFCIKFQPFCTFLSLDDKHQIKVGEPGYPVAAVERGRQVLVSKDQAFSVGDHDFTKFKITPSVAFKIQIPDSIDKSFYDGHVYVTLKNTILQPSSPMRHMVEISQIIKDQGNPILVVFSDGGGDHRLTFVSVQLGFLSLFIKYKLSHIVAGRCAPCQSYIDPVERVMSVLNLGLQSVGVMRQEMQRGFEKQISGLNTMADIRNKVMKDGALKNEIDSCIKPVTDLLGSTLGRLSWKGKQINIHEAASEAEIDAMFDTLKNLEPNFDKKNMQQKHLKNYPVLQKFLETHCQRHHYLFTMKRCRERDCAVCNIAGDEIIPVDLLESLHKFPLPVPDDGDNADHYKSFEQVWGSVPTEKYRPSLGRQLDESQELAVPFTVSGENCRGFIKCEVCLKPRCYYAQKKPTENEVAEVEERKEDVEYTCGGQIFQEPCLVYVEVKITCESHIASNYFHKRKSFPLVCFVCGNQNPMDIPLDVIASHSSAHPVCMMCSQMGYKPRLRKKSLLGKRKN